cggtgcacgtgacaataaactaaactgagatgtaGGAACAGATAACCATGGATGGAAAATATCAGTTATAAGAAACAGTCCTTTTGACCTAATTAATTGATGCTGCATGCTAAGTCTTTTCCCACTTCACATTATCTAACTCTATCCACCTACACAATCCACCTACACAATCTTCCGGTTGTTAAGCACTTttactccttcccattcccatactgacctttctgtcccgtgcCTTCACCATCAGAGAGATgctcagcacaaattggaggaatagcacttcatattttgcttgggcagtttacaccccagtggtatggctattgatttctctaacttcaagtaacccttgctttcccactctccgtccctcccccaccctagttctctgactagtttcacagttcttctgattaattttattgattgattgccccttatcaccttcccctcagcaacATTTCCTTGTCATCATCTGCTTTGatttgttgttttcacacacccttccatatctctagactccctctcccctgactctcagtctgaagaaaagtctcgacccaaaacgtcaccattccttctctgcagagatgctgccgtcccactgagttactccagcattttgtatttacggtgtaaaccagctttccATCCTACACTAAAAATTTACACTTCTTCACAGTACTCTTCATCTATAGCTACATCTGTGTAGCAAATTAAGTAAAGGTCTAGCAGTTAACTTACTGAGCATGGCGATAATGAAGATCCAGTGCCAGTTGTGTGGGCACCAAGAAGAGCACATCTGTCTCCAGATCCACGATGGTCTTTTTAATGGTCTCTTGACTTGGACTGGAAGGCCAGTTCTTGGTATATTGCTTATAAGTGATGTCAACACCTTGTCCTTTCGGGTCTACGATGAGTCCTTGAATGAGATTGTACAGATCACTCCTGTGGATATTGTAGAGAACAACAAATAAGGATATCTggtggacaattaaaaaaaaaatttgacaaGGAAATAATACACTGTTACGATGGTAATGAATCACAGCATGGGTTTTGTTTAAAACTAAGCCATTGTTTATTGTCCATTACAACTTGTACTCCAATCCCTGCCTTTGGTTCTTACCAATATGCAATTATAACCAGGAAAAGTAAGCTATAATGTCCAATTTTAAAACTAATTTGTCTGCAAATCTTTCCTTTGACTCACCCCTtgcttttccccaagatcttttcCAATCCTACACCAAGAAGTTATTATCTGTTTTAAAACAGCATATCGTTGCTTCACAGGAGTGATAGCAAACAAAATTTGGCACCAAGGCACATGAGATATTGGGGCAGATGAACAGTTTGGATAGACTGTATGCTTGAAAAGGAAGGATTACCAGGTCTATGGGGAAAGGTCAAGCAGAATGGAACTggtaaagagtgtttaattgtcatatgtgccaaaatggaaccatgaaattcttacttgcaactaaTTGCTCTTTGCACATCAGTGCAGGGATGATTTTATGATGCATCATGAAATCTACCTGCGATGAAGCATCTGGCCACCTGTACGCATACCCTCCCTCTCAGGTGGTATtgcatcaaaaatatttattttcatattggtCTCGTTAAGCATCTCTGGATGTTTCTAAACTTCAGTTTCTATGACACTGTTAATATATTCTATGAAAAAGCTGTCAGAAATTTATTACATTCCAATTCAAGTATTACCTGAAGGTAAAAGTGTTATCTTCGCATCCTACTGATACCTCTCCATTCACCTTTTCATCTATtacatgccagggacaatttgATCAATGTATTAGAAGCTGTCCAGCATCATGGAATCACTGGAATCAACTTTTATAATACGAATGAACCAGGAACAGAGGGAGTGGAACTTGTACTTGCGTCCCCTAGATCTCTACATCAATGATCAATGAGTTCTGAATTTCTATCACGGAGTTTTCAAACAAGAACAAGTTATTTCTTCAAAATGGGATTGGTGGGGGTTTGAGCCACCTGCCAATGATAAGTTCTCCAATAATTATGCTTGATATGGAGTCAAGGGGAAATAGAAAGGACTCTAACCcaagacaaacacaaaaataaTATAATGAATAAAATAACCCATGCTCCATACGGGTAGGTCTTTCCAGCCTTATTGATTGAATGTACATCCAGGCCAGCAAACAAATGTCCATCCATGTTGTTGACACCGGCGATGTAATCAATAGCAGCAGCATTGTGGTAGAGCTTCTTTGGCTCATCAGGAATGAAATCTCCATCAATGACAGGAGACCATATCAGATAGCTTACAAGAGGAGCTAAGGGATTGTAAAGAAAGGGAAGTAATTGGTCAGTTGTGCTATTCCTTGCCCATGCAACATAAGTTCACAATTTCATTCCCTCGTAAATAGAAAATTACCACTTAATGCTTTTCATTTTTCTGATTACTTGCTTCAACTGCTGCCATTTTAGGTACAGGAAGAAAGTCAATAGAAACACTGTTGGCTCTTTTTTTGTAGAGGAAGCTGTCAATGCATTTGATAGGGCAGTGTGATAAATAGCAAACATTGTGCAGAAGGAAAGAGAAAAAATGAGTGGGAATAGGGTCAAGCCTTTTCATTACTGAGAATTCTTTACTGAGTGTTGAGAATTGGGAACGCCTTAACATAATCTGTAACTGAGAAAATTTAGATCAAGATATGAAGGAGAAACCAATAGAAGATTCCGAGAATGGGATTGGCTGGTGGGTTGGGAGGAAGTTCGTGTGGAGCATAAATGATCATCAGGTGAACAGTCTAAAGAAGCCTCTTGAAGCAGATGGAGATAATTTGCAAAGGGGAGAAGCAATAATCAATTGACAGAAGCAACTTCAGCCCATTTTAGATACCTTTCACTTAAATAATTTTCATTATGATCTTCGTAAATATGTTGGGCTTTAAGTTTGGTTTCAGTTTAGTATTGTCatgtctactgaggtacagtgaaaaactttgttttgcacgctatccaatcaaatcagataatactgtatatTGATATAATCAATccaaactcaagtaaaatagTAGAGCAAAGGAAAAGTGGAGAATGTAGTTCTCAAGAGTGTTGAATACATATAATTCTCAGAATTGTAGTGTAATAGTGCCAGACACAACGTCCAATGTCCGtaaaggggtagaggtgaattgaacagcaCCCTGGCTCATGGAACCCCAGAACCTAAACAGATTTACACGAGATAAAATCATTTACATTATTATGCATCTTACTTTCCAAGTTTATAAGTTTTAAAGGAATAGCCAGAGTGACAGCTTTCGGATCGGTGATCTTCAGACAGGCCATCATGGTAGCAGTGTCATTCCTCGAACAGCCCACCTTGTTAGCAAGCTGAAAAATGCCAGATCACGTCTTAGAATGTTCAGTTACTGCGAATGTTTCTCACTGAGTAACCACTGCCCTCATCAAGTAAACCCAGACCAagaattttaaattatttctcaGTGTTTATCTTAGATTCTAAAACGGCAATAAATTGCCCACTAGCATTTATACTTCCTGCATCAGCTGGCACAAAATGAACATTGTATCAATGTATGAACATTTACATGACATTCAACACTTCTTTAACATTGGACTTTAGGATGGGAGCTTAACCTGGTAAGTGTGATgtattgcactttggaaggtcaaaggtaaggggaaagtataaagttaaatgcagaactcttaacagcattgatgtaaagAGTGATATTGGGgtccaccttagtttagtttattattgtcatgagtaccgagatacagcgaaaagcttttgtttgcgtgctatgtaGTCAAAAAGACGACATGATTACAAATTAAGCCGTCCAGACCAGggctgtcttaacgcatgggcctgatgggcacttgcccgggggcccacgagcataggggccccatgctgatctgtgtatgttaagtgacttgcaataaataaatactactttaaaaatgtaggttcaataagtgcttttttcgcaacattttcggtcactaagtgcttctcacagcgatctgtaactgcttttcgcaacaatgtagcaccctaagtccatcgctaagtgcttttcggtaagtgcttttcgccggcccgacaggggggggggctggtagggaaaggggggtgggggagagtaacggtaggggccccagttcactgctttgcccgggggcccataatgctgtaaaatcgGCCCTGGTCCAGACACAAATgatgaagggtacaacatttagtgcaagataaagtccgattaaagatagttcaaaagtttccaatgaggcagatgggaggtcaggaccgcactcgagCTGATGGAACCTTTAAGGTGGCAAAACAACTGGATAGATGGGTAAAAAAGGTATATGGTTTGCTTGTAATAATTGGTCAGGACACAGAGTATAAGAGGAATTCATTTTGTAGCtttgtaaaactttggttaggccgcatttggaatattgtgtgaaatTCTGGTCAGCCTACTACATGAAGAATGTggaagaggctttggagagggtacaggagGTTTACCACAATTCTGCCTGATTTAGAGGATAtttgctataaggagaggttggacaaacgtggattgttttctctggtgcatcgGAGGTTGTGGGGTGGAATTGTCAAACACCGGAGGGTAATGCTTTGAgataagagggggaaagtttaaaggagatgtgcagggcaagtttttttccccacacattgagggtgcctggaatgcactgccaggtggtggtggaagaagaTATTATCTTGGCTTACAAGAAGTTTTTAGATGGCAGTTGATTCTGCAGGAAattgtgggatatggatcatgtgcaggcaggagggattagtttaatttgacatcatgttcagcacagcaaCAAAGGGCTACAGTATATGCACTGAGTTCCTGAGCAAAATACACACAATTTGCtctgtggggtgggtgggaggtagAATAACTTTTCACCATATTAAATAAAGCAGATGATTTAATACTATGGGTGGCACAGACAATCCAACTCAGCTGATTTTCTGAAAGATAGTTTGTTTGTGGTCTTGATGCTTCTGCGGATGCTTCTACTGACCTGCTGTGCCCAATGTAGTGGGTTCCTCTGAACTGCCCAGGTAGAAATAGCAACCCCACTCTGTGAAATTGCTCGCTTTATCAGTCCTTTGTTGTATGGTGACAATGTctgtgaaagaaaataaaaatctaaataagttTGACTTACAAGATGTATTCACTTAAGTATTTTTATGGGGCGGGTGAAGATTGTGGTCACAATACGTGGTTGGAATCCATATTAAGGATCCCTAACTTTATACAATGGCTTAGGTGTGGTATAGCACTCCAGCTCCGAGTTGTGTTTCCTACAGTACAAAAAGTGCTAGATTATCTACTTTAAATGTCTCAAAAATTATAGTCAAGATGACTACCTAAGTAGAGTTCATCTATTGTCCAAATAAGGATATATGGAGAAAGCAGAAAAGATTATTTTATCTAGAAAACAAACAGGAAAAAAAAGATCTGGAGCACCTTTCATAATATTCCTGCAGGTAAAATGGATTGAAAGGAGAAAAATGAGATTAAAGCAAAATCAATATCCATATGGTGCTACAGGTGAATGATCTCCCATGCTGAAATAATTCTAGCTCTGATTCCCCAGAAATACAGGTCATCACCCCAAGCACTGGGCCACCGGCTCTTTCTGATAATATCAAACAGTCCAAGTAAAACTGGTCCCATTTCCATTTTATCAGGGACAATGATCAGGAATAGTCCAAATGTTAGCATGTTATTTTTCCTGTCGGGCCAAAATTGTCACGTTTAATTACAGTGGAACTGTTCCATCTGCAGCTCGAAAGAGACCAACTCAGTCCTGTTCCATCCACCAGGTCACCCATCAATGCCGTGTCAAGTTACCTGGAGAGAGACACTCGCAGCTCCTGCAGACTCCCCAAAGATTGTGATTCTAGTTGGGTCTCCACCGAATGCAGCAATATTCCTTTTCACCCAACTAATGGCCATGTGCTGATCCCATAAACCTTGGTTACCTATGCATTGCAACAAATAGCAGTGATAGACAATACCGAAGAAAGAAAAatacaaacatttaaaaattgtTAAGAAGAATTCATTACTCGTAGAAATGGCAGGCAGTTTAAACTGTTTGAGATAAATTGTCTCGACCCATAACGCCAACTAcccgtttccttccacagatattaaCTGACCTGTCAAGTTCCCCCATTAGCTCTCTTAttaaagattccaacatctgcagtttcttgtgtctaaacAGGTCGCTCTCTGGACCAGATTTGGATTTATAATGCATTAGGGATAATATAATTGGTTGTCCAAACATATCACTGGATATGAAGTTTAGCTTACTGTGGTGCTGAGTTGTAGGACTATTTTATTCAGTTATTCAGATGTTGGCAATTGTCCTTATGTTTTTTAAGTGGAGAGTGAGTTAGGGCAAAGTGAGTGGGTCAGTggaagtataggaacaaagagtggAGGCATGGGTGTGTGTGCAGTGGATTGGAGGAATAAAAGGTgaacaggagggggggggggttgaagttgGGAAGAAAGAAGGAAGCAGCTGACTAGGAAAGGATGCAAGTTAGGAATTGGAGATGGTGGAATTCAGAGACAGGGGGATGGGAATTAGGAGATGTGCGAGGGTGGAGACCAAGAATCAGGTAGGAATGGCAGGGTTGTATGTATCATACCATTAGCATTTATATAACAAATTATAGTAACATAATCTACAGGCAGATTAATGTAAACCTGACCAAAATAGAAGTATAGAGATCTTGAATAATATAGTTATGACAGGGAGAGGCAAAATCAAAGAGAAGATTAAAAATAAGGATGAGAAACGATGGTAATGATGGTAAAAGAGTCTAAACACTAACCTGGTGCATTGGCATCACCTGTACTCAGAAACCCCAGAGGACCAACCCGATAGTTAAAGGTCACGACGATTACTTTGCCTCGAGTTGCAATCTCCAGCCCATCGTACAGATAATTATTCAGGAAGTTGGGTCCATGTGCTGCTCCTGCCAAGAAACCTCCTCCATAGATCCAAATCATAACAGGCAGATTGGTGGACACTGAGGAAGAGATGTGAAGAGAGCTTTTTCATTATGTGATCAGATTAAAATCaataatagtttttaaaaaaaagagatacagtatggaaacaggcccttcagtccatcgggtccacgctggccatcaatcacccgttttcactagttctgtgttatcccattttctcatcccacACTGTACACAGTAGGGGAAATTTTACAtgcgtcaatcaacctacaaaccaacacgtCTTTGAGACattgtaggaaaccggagcatccggatgaaacccaggcagtcacagggagaaaatgtaaactccacacagacagtacccaaggtcagaatctaaCTGGGTCTgtgctgtgaggcaatggctctaccagctgcaccactctcccACTGCAAGTGTTTATATAAATGAAGCGTGGATCTCGCTCATCACTATCATTACTATTACGAGAGAGCTTACAATACACAGCGGAACCATTACAAAGTACaataatactggaaatactcagcagatgagCCAGCATCAGGTCTTTGACATGAAATATTTCCTCCGCTTTTTCCACAGACGCCGGCCGAATGTTCCTGATACTTTTTGCCTTtgtttcagttttccagcatttccaattattttatttccattttgcagtgggaaaaaaaaaagtttgtctTGTTTTAGCTGTATCAATGTCAAACTGTCCCAGGTAGAGCATAATTTACAGAAAATATAATTCCCTTTACAGTGAACCATTAAAATTCGCAGGTGGGACACAGGTTAAGTTGTAATCAAGCTCCTTTcatactgtaggagccatttatgcttaattcaggtattgtcattgtgttacggctatgttttaatatttctagtttacgtcttttttgcctgcttgtgggtgtgacttaatgcgtaatggggagtgtctagatgggaggaggctagtgtgtcgacagaggttgtgggtcagtttagactcggaggatggtgagcatacagttctttaccacgcgcgcTCGTACCATACACTTGTATCATCTATATctgtaagaaccacacggtaataactgcaagaattctagatattgtttgaacaagaaacagttgataaagtacggaaactgatgaattactctatgatttgtgctactttaacaaaaccaattaatgaagaaaagaagtttggaagattcgttttgtcatatcagggtgcgacgtgtgcgtaagctataactacatttcatccccgagaagtaatggctatcgaagagggatttcgagatggtatagaaactgccattacacataTTATCCGTTCAAACACTTCCAGTTATAGTGCAGATGCAAACTCAAATTAATTGCTATTTATGTAGGGATATTTTCAGTGTATTGGAACTCAGGTGAAGAGGCACACCCAGTGATATTACTGTGCCAGTGGGTTGCCACAAAATACAGGCACTTTGTCGGACAGGGTACAGAATACCTGCTACAGTTGATGAAACTGTGGATGAATAGCAATTGGGTTAAAGGTATTTTATTACAAGGATCTTAAGTCTGCCATGTGAAGAATTGAATCTGCCAAAGATCAGTGCCATGTCTTTTACACAAGTGTAAACAAACTTGACATCGCAACACCAACAGAACTTTCCAAACATATTAATATTCCGTAGACATTTTAAAAGGAAGAAAGGCTGCAAAGAAAGTGGGACATGTTCCTAAAATTGATGCACCTTTATAATCAACAACAAGAGAATGTCAGTTGCGTGCAGTTTTAACCTGTGACTTTCATTTACCTTTTCGCCCTTGTGGGACCCACATATTCAGGTAAAGACAATCTTCATTCCCATAAACAGAATCCTGAGTCAAAGTTGTCTGGAAACATCTAGGTTTGAATTTTTTAGCAATCAGGGTACCTGGtaatgacatacagtaaacaccAGAAGTTAGTGGAAAGAAAATACAGTGATCGTTCACGATCGTCAGAAAATATCAAGAACCTTTACAGAGTTTAAGTGTAGACTTTGTGATAGTGGAGGGCAAGAGATCAGCAAACAGCTTTAATTCAactaaatcaattaaaaaatgcaGAAAGCAATTAGTGATTAATTG
This DNA window, taken from Rhinoraja longicauda isolate Sanriku21f chromosome 31, sRhiLon1.1, whole genome shotgun sequence, encodes the following:
- the LOC144608299 gene encoding bile salt-activated lipase-like, with product MLEEHKFKVQTCEMACWQFLGLLFGSFFLSVVARATLGVVQTEGGLVKGTYKKDGFFSSVDIFRGIPFAATPKRFEKAEPHPRWPGTLIAKKFKPRCFQTTLTQDSVYGNEDCLYLNMWVPQGRKVSTNLPVMIWIYGGGFLAGAAHGPNFLNNYLYDGLEIATRGKVIVVTFNYRVGPLGFLSTGDANAPGNQGLWDQHMAISWVKRNIAAFGGDPTRITIFGESAGAASVSLQTLSPYNKGLIKRAISQSGVAISTWAVQRNPLHWAQQLANKVGCSRNDTATMMACLKITDPKAVTLAIPLKLINLETPLVSYLIWSPVIDGDFIPDEPKKLYHNAAAIDYIAGVNNMDGHLFAGLDVHSINKAGKTYPSDLYNLIQGLIVDPKGQGVDITYKQYTKNWPSSPSQETIKKTIVDLETDVLFLVPTQLALDLHYRHAQGAQTFSYLFSYPSRAPIYPKWMGADHADDLQYVFGKPFATPLGYLPRHRDVSRSIIAYWTNFAHTGDPSRGDSDVPTAWVHYTSTYTQYLEINNDINMGSIKQRLRSEMVNFWNQTATTLHITP